A single genomic interval of Canis lupus dingo isolate Sandy chromosome 6, ASM325472v2, whole genome shotgun sequence harbors:
- the SARS1 gene encoding serine--tRNA ligase, cytoplasmic isoform X2 translates to MKKKEPVGDESIPEDALNLDDLTADTLANLKVSQIKKVRLLIDEAILKCDAERIKLEAERFENLREIGNLLHPSVPISNDEDADNKVERIWGDCTVRKKYSHVDLVVMVDGFEGEKGAVVAGSRGYFLKGVLVFLEQALIQYALRTLGSRGYTPIYTPFFMRKEVMQEVAQLSQFDEELYKVIGKGSEKSDDNSYDEKYLIATSEQPIAALHRDEWLRPEDLPIKYAGLSTCFRQEVGSHGRDTRGIFRVHQFEKIEQFVYSSPHDNKSWEMFEEMITTAEDFYQSLGIPYHIVNIVSGSLNHAASKKLDLEAWFPGSGAFRELVSCSNCTDYQARRLRIRYGQTKKMMDKVEFVHMLNATMCATTRTICAILENYQTEKGIVVPEKLKEFMPPGLQELIPFVKPAPIDQEPSKKQKKQHEGSKKKGASRDVPLESQLQNMEVTDS, encoded by the exons ATGAAG AAAAAAGAGCCAGTGGGAGATGAGTCCATTCCAGAAGATGCATTAAATCTTGATGACCTCACTGCAGACACTTTAGCT AACCTGAAAGTCTCACAAATTAAAAAAGTCCGACTCCTCATCGATGAAGCCATCCTAAAATGTGATGCTGAGCGGATAAAGCTGGAAGCAGAGCGGTTTGAGAACCTCCGAGAGATCGGGAACCTTCTGcatccctcagtgcccatcagcaATGATGAG GATGCTGACAACAAAGTAGAGAGAATCTGGGGCGATTGTACAGTCAGGAAGAAGTActctcatgtggacctggtggtaATGGTAGATGGCTTTGAAGGTGAAAAAGGGGCCGTGGTGGCTGGAAGTCGAGGTTACTTCCTGAAG GGTGTCCTGGTGTTCCTGGAACAGGCGCTCATCCAGTACGCCCTTCGCACCTTGGGGAGTCGGGGCTACACTCCTATTTATACCCCCTTTTTCATGAGGAAGGAGGTCATGCAGGAAGTGGCACAGCTCAGCCAGTTTGACGAAGAACTTTATAAG GTGATTGGCAAAGGCAGTGAAAAGTCTGATGACAATTCCTATGACGAGAAATACCTGATTGCCACCTCAGAGCAGCCCATTGCTGCTCTACACCGGGACGAGTGGCTCCGGCCGGAGGATTTGCCAATCAAGTATGCCGGTCTGTCCACTTGCTTTCGCCAGGAGGTGGGCTCCCATGGCCGAGACACCCGCGGCATCTTTCGAGTCCATCAGTTTGAGAAG ATTGAACAGTTTGTCTACTCATCACCACATGACAACAAGTCATGGGAGATGTTCGAAGAGATGATTACTACCGCAGAAGACTTCTACCAGTCTTTGGGGATCCCTTACCACATTGTGAATATTGTCTCAG GTTCTTTGAATCACGCTGCCAGTAAGAAGCTTGACCTGGAGGCCTGGTTTCCGGGCTCAGGAGCCTTCCGTGAGTTAGTGTCCTGTTCTAACTGCACAGACTATCAGGCTCGCCGGCTCCGAATCCGATATGGGCAAACCAAGAAGATGATGGACAAG GTGGAGTTTGTCCATATGCTCAACGCTACAATGTGCGCCACCACTCGCACCATCTGCGCCATCCTGGAGAACTACCAGACGGAGAAGGGCATCGTCGTGCCTGAGAAATTAAAGGAATTCATGCCACCAG GTCTCCAAGAACTGATTCCCTTTGTAAAGCCTGCACCCATTGACCAGGAGCCatcaaagaagcagaagaagcagcATGAGGGCAGCAAAAAGAAAGGGGCATCAAGAGACGTCCCCCTAGAAAGCCAGCTGCAGAACATGGAGGTCACTGATTCCTGA
- the SARS1 gene encoding serine--tRNA ligase, cytoplasmic isoform X1, producing MVLDLDLFRVDKGGDPALIRETQEKRFKDPGLVDQLVRADGEWRRCRFRADNLNKLKNLCSKTIGEKMKKKEPVGDESIPEDALNLDDLTADTLANLKVSQIKKVRLLIDEAILKCDAERIKLEAERFENLREIGNLLHPSVPISNDEDADNKVERIWGDCTVRKKYSHVDLVVMVDGFEGEKGAVVAGSRGYFLKGVLVFLEQALIQYALRTLGSRGYTPIYTPFFMRKEVMQEVAQLSQFDEELYKVIGKGSEKSDDNSYDEKYLIATSEQPIAALHRDEWLRPEDLPIKYAGLSTCFRQEVGSHGRDTRGIFRVHQFEKIEQFVYSSPHDNKSWEMFEEMITTAEDFYQSLGIPYHIVNIVSGSLNHAASKKLDLEAWFPGSGAFRELVSCSNCTDYQARRLRIRYGQTKKMMDKVEFVHMLNATMCATTRTICAILENYQTEKGIVVPEKLKEFMPPGLQELIPFVKPAPIDQEPSKKQKKQHEGSKKKGASRDVPLESQLQNMEVTDS from the exons GCAGATTTCGGGCAGACAACTTGAACAAGCTGAAGAACCTATGCAGCAAGACAATTGGAGAGAAAATGAAG AAAAAAGAGCCAGTGGGAGATGAGTCCATTCCAGAAGATGCATTAAATCTTGATGACCTCACTGCAGACACTTTAGCT AACCTGAAAGTCTCACAAATTAAAAAAGTCCGACTCCTCATCGATGAAGCCATCCTAAAATGTGATGCTGAGCGGATAAAGCTGGAAGCAGAGCGGTTTGAGAACCTCCGAGAGATCGGGAACCTTCTGcatccctcagtgcccatcagcaATGATGAG GATGCTGACAACAAAGTAGAGAGAATCTGGGGCGATTGTACAGTCAGGAAGAAGTActctcatgtggacctggtggtaATGGTAGATGGCTTTGAAGGTGAAAAAGGGGCCGTGGTGGCTGGAAGTCGAGGTTACTTCCTGAAG GGTGTCCTGGTGTTCCTGGAACAGGCGCTCATCCAGTACGCCCTTCGCACCTTGGGGAGTCGGGGCTACACTCCTATTTATACCCCCTTTTTCATGAGGAAGGAGGTCATGCAGGAAGTGGCACAGCTCAGCCAGTTTGACGAAGAACTTTATAAG GTGATTGGCAAAGGCAGTGAAAAGTCTGATGACAATTCCTATGACGAGAAATACCTGATTGCCACCTCAGAGCAGCCCATTGCTGCTCTACACCGGGACGAGTGGCTCCGGCCGGAGGATTTGCCAATCAAGTATGCCGGTCTGTCCACTTGCTTTCGCCAGGAGGTGGGCTCCCATGGCCGAGACACCCGCGGCATCTTTCGAGTCCATCAGTTTGAGAAG ATTGAACAGTTTGTCTACTCATCACCACATGACAACAAGTCATGGGAGATGTTCGAAGAGATGATTACTACCGCAGAAGACTTCTACCAGTCTTTGGGGATCCCTTACCACATTGTGAATATTGTCTCAG GTTCTTTGAATCACGCTGCCAGTAAGAAGCTTGACCTGGAGGCCTGGTTTCCGGGCTCAGGAGCCTTCCGTGAGTTAGTGTCCTGTTCTAACTGCACAGACTATCAGGCTCGCCGGCTCCGAATCCGATATGGGCAAACCAAGAAGATGATGGACAAG GTGGAGTTTGTCCATATGCTCAACGCTACAATGTGCGCCACCACTCGCACCATCTGCGCCATCCTGGAGAACTACCAGACGGAGAAGGGCATCGTCGTGCCTGAGAAATTAAAGGAATTCATGCCACCAG GTCTCCAAGAACTGATTCCCTTTGTAAAGCCTGCACCCATTGACCAGGAGCCatcaaagaagcagaagaagcagcATGAGGGCAGCAAAAAGAAAGGGGCATCAAGAGACGTCCCCCTAGAAAGCCAGCTGCAGAACATGGAGGTCACTGATTCCTGA